From the Musa acuminata AAA Group cultivar baxijiao chromosome BXJ3-7, Cavendish_Baxijiao_AAA, whole genome shotgun sequence genome, one window contains:
- the LOC135643638 gene encoding sulfite exporter TauE/SafE family protein 3-like: MELKWGSGRLWAAALVTLAAVAVVAADRGLRPEAAGAEAVETEEVGVSDYVLKVVNFLWRPDESSYQHVWPSMKFGWEIVVGTIIGFLGSAFGSVGGVGGGGIYVPMLTLIIGFDAKSSTAISKCMIMGAAGSTVWYNLKLRHPTLDMPIIDYDLALLFQPMLMLGISIGVAFNVLFADWMVTVLLIILFIGTSTKAFLKGVETWKKETIMKKEAAMLKESNGRDEIEYKALPSGPGGASKKALRKEAPITENVCWKELGLLSFVWISFLILQVLKQNYTSTCSLWYWILNLLQVPVSLGVSGYEAVSLYRGKRIISSKGLEGTDFTVIQLVFYCLIGVLAGVVGGLLGLGGGFILGPVFLELGVPPQVSSATATFAMTFSSSMSVVEYYLLKRFPIPYALYFVSVALVAAFVGQHLVKRLIEILGRASLIIFILASTIFISAISLGGVGISNMVQKIQHHEYMGFENLCKYEA; the protein is encoded by the exons ATGGAGCTCAAGTGGGGGAGCGGACGGCTGTGGGCGGCGGCGCTGGTCACGCTGGCGGCTgttgcggtggtggcggcggatCGTGGGCTGAGGCCAGAGGCGGCGGGAGCTGAGGCCGTCGAGACGGAAGAGGTCGGGGTGTCGGATTACGTGCTCAAGGTGGTCAATTTCCTGTGGCGGCCCGATGAGTCTTCCTACCAACACGTTTGGCCG TCTATGAAATTTGGGTGGGAAATCGTCGTCGGAACGATCATTGGGTTCTTGGGATCGGCGTTCGGAAGCGTCGGAGGCGTCGGCGGGGGTGGGATTTATGTTCCTATGCTCACCCTCATCATTGGATTCGACGCCAAGTCTTCCACTGCCATATCAAAAT GTATGATCATGGGCGCGGCGGGATCGACAGTTTGGTACAACCTTAAGCTCAGGCATCCAACTCTGGATATGCCCATCATCGATTACGATCTAGCTTTGCTTTTCCAACCGATGCTCATGCTGGGGATCAGTATTGGAGTCGCGTTCAATGTCCTCTTTGCTGATTGGATGGTCACAGTTCTACTAATCATTCTCTTCATAG GTACATCAACTAAGGCATTCTTGAAGGGTGTAGAGACATGGAAGAAGGAGACGATAATGAAGAAG GAAGCAGCGATGCTTAAGGAGTCAAACG GAAGGGATGAAATAGAATACAAAGCTCTGCCATCTGGTCCTGGGGGTGCATCAAAGAAGGCTCTACGAAAAGAG GCCCCAATCACCGAAAATGTCTGCTGGAAGGAGCTTGGTCTTCTTTCTTTTGTGTGGATCTCATTCCTTATCCTACAGGTTTTGAAG CAAAACTACACATCGACCTGTTCCCTATGGTATTGGATTCTGAACTTGCTTCAG GTCCCTGTATCTTTGGGAGTATCAGGTTATGAAGCTGTTAGTTTATACAGAGGAAAGAGAATTATCTCATCAAAGGGACTGGAAGGGACAGACTTTACAGTCATTCAACTTGTTTTCTACTGCCTCATCGGTGTCCTCGCTGGTGTAGTTGGAGGCCTCCTTGGCCTTGGAGGAGGGTTTATTTTGGGCCCTGTCTTCTTGGAGCTTGGTGTTCCACCGCAG GTCTCGAGTGCTACAGCAACTTTCGCGATGACATTTTCTTCGTCCATGTCTGTTGTAGAATACTACCTCCTGAAGCGTTTTCCCATCCCTTACG CATTGTATTTTGTGTCTGTGGCATTGGTGGCTGCCTTTGTCGGCCAGCATTTGGTTAAGAGGCTGATCGAAATACTGGGTAGAGCTTCTCTGATCATCTTCATCCTTGCCTCGACAATTTTTATTAGTGCAATCTCATTGG GTGGAGTTGGCATTTCAAACATGGTTCAAAAGATCCAGCATCACGAGTACATGGGGTTTGAGAATCTCTGCAAGTATGAAGCATAG